CCATTGTTCTCACGCCATTCCGGCGCGCGGTAGGCGTAGCCCGGACGGGCGCGCACATAGACACCGCGCACCCACACGTGGCGGCCACCACGCCACTCGTAGTGACCCGGTGCCCACACATAGCCGCGGCGCGGCGGCGGCACGCGCTCCGAACGCGGCGGCGGCGGTGCGACCTGGATGACCACCGGCTGCGCTTGCGCCGTCGTGGGAATGGTCATTGCAGCGCCCATCGACAGCAGCGAAGCGGCGCCAACGGAAAGGGTGATTGCGAGTTTTTTCATGGGGGGCTCCTCATGAGTGGTTGGAGCCTTCATGCTGATGAGCCTATGTGAAGGGCCTGTAAGCCTTACGCGAAATCTTGTGTAAAGCTGTGACGCGAACTTTGGGCCGCTTTCGACGCCGCGCGAGCGCTCACTCCTGCAATTCCTTCAGTTCGATGGCCGCGGCCATCGCGGCGTGGCCCGCCTTGTTGGGATGCAGGTGGTCCCCGTTGTCGAACTGCGGATTCAAGGTCTGCGGGTCTGCGGGGTTGCGCAATGCGGCATCGAAATCGATCACGCCATCGACGTCCTGGCGGCTGCGGATCCATCGGTTGACCGTGGTGCGCATGGCCTCGTTGCCCTCGTTCCAGTACGGCGTATTCCCGAACGGCGGCACGGTGCCGAGCAGCACCTTGATGCCCTTGGCGCGCGCCTGCTTCACCAGTTGCTGCAGCCCATCGGTGATGCGCTCGGCGGTCGGAAGATCGTGCACCGTGTCCGGGTTCCCCGGCACTCCCAGGAACACGCTGCGGCCGATGTCGTTGGTGCCCAGCAGCACGATCGTGTGCGTCACGCCGCTCTGCCCCAATGCATCGCGCGCGAAACGCGAGAGCCCGTGGGGACCGATGCCATCGACCAGCAGGCGGTTGCCGCCGATGCCGGCATTGAGCACCGACACCTCGTGTGCCGCCTGCGGGCTGTCGCGCAGGCGCGTGGCCAGCATGTCGGGGTATGCGCCATCGCCGGACTCGCCGCCGCCCGCGGTGATCGAGTCGCCGAACGCGACCACGGTGCGCACGGACTTCGTGGTGAGTACGTCGA
This region of Variovorax sp. RKNM96 genomic DNA includes:
- a CDS encoding SGNH/GDSL hydrolase family protein, yielding MNLVSRGLSRLREVALAHWIAALCLAVLAVGVQAVQPDHRPKQPADAHWVGSWAVAPLDFRELAANPAVAHKPVPGGDQFRGQTLRQQLAPTLGGERIRIRFSNRFGKAPLRIAAASVARSTGGDAISPSTLRVLRFGGRTSLTIAPGAEAWSDGVDLKIEAGQTMAVSAFFDRATPYGTVHLLSVDTSWVATGNAVTASKLQGAATLPLNHIVTGLDVLTTKSVRTVVAFGDSITAGGGESGDGAYPDMLATRLRDSPQAAHEVSVLNAGIGGNRLLVDGIGPHGLSRFARDALGQSGVTHTIVLLGTNDIGRSVFLGVPGNPDTVHDLPTAERITDGLQQLVKQARAKGIKVLLGTVPPFGNTPYWNEGNEAMRTTVNRWIRSRQDVDGVIDFDAALRNPADPQTLNPQFDNGDHLHPNKAGHAAMAAAIELKELQE
- a CDS encoding YXWGXW repeat-containing protein; this encodes MKKLAITLSVGAASLLSMGAAMTIPTTAQAQPVVIQVAPPPPRSERVPPPRRGYVWAPGHYEWRGGRHVWVRGVYVRARPGYAYRAPEWRENNGRWEYNRGRWDRDGDGVPDRRDSRPNNPNRN